The Petrocella atlantisensis genome has a window encoding:
- a CDS encoding sugar ABC transporter ATP-binding protein: MANILEMRNITKEFPGVKALDQVNFEVEEGEIHCLVGENGAGKSTLMKVLSGVYPYGTYSGDIVLNNEVQNFSRISDSEKKGVAIIYQELALIPDLSVYENIFLGHEIQKRGIVNWHDTKAEAAKMLKKVKLEIHPASKIIDLGVGVQQLIEIAKALSKEVKLLILDEPTAALNESDSENLLELLKDLKKQGVTSIMISHKLKEVIAIADTVTVLRDGKTICSLKADKGEVNEKEIIKYMVGREINDIFPKRLEKNFGEVQLEVKNWSAFDRKLGRHVVKDANFNVRKGEIVGIAGLMGAGRTEFALSIFGNSKSYDISGEVLINNQLVSLKKPKDAIDNGLAYVSEDRKGNGLILIQDIKQNITVANLSKLSNYMVVNKNEEIEIAEKYRESMNIKTPSIEQKVMNLSGGNQQKVALSKWLFVEPNVLILDEPTRGIDVGAKYEIYTIMNELVTKGLSIIMISSELPEVLGMSDRVYVMAEGRLTGELPIEEATQEKIMEMATV, translated from the coding sequence ATGGCAAATATATTAGAAATGCGTAACATTACAAAAGAATTTCCGGGTGTAAAAGCCTTGGACCAAGTTAACTTTGAAGTTGAAGAAGGCGAAATCCATTGCCTAGTGGGTGAAAATGGTGCAGGTAAGTCAACCCTTATGAAAGTTTTAAGTGGTGTGTATCCTTATGGCACTTACTCTGGTGATATTGTCCTTAACAATGAAGTTCAGAATTTTTCACGTATTAGTGACAGTGAAAAAAAAGGTGTCGCAATCATCTATCAAGAATTGGCATTGATTCCAGATTTGTCCGTTTATGAAAATATCTTTTTAGGTCATGAAATTCAAAAAAGAGGTATTGTAAATTGGCATGATACAAAAGCGGAAGCAGCCAAAATGTTAAAAAAAGTCAAACTAGAAATACACCCGGCATCAAAAATTATTGATCTTGGTGTGGGCGTACAACAGCTTATTGAGATTGCAAAAGCATTAAGCAAAGAGGTTAAATTATTGATTTTAGATGAACCGACGGCCGCATTAAATGAAAGTGATAGCGAAAATCTACTGGAGTTACTTAAAGATCTTAAAAAACAAGGCGTAACTTCAATTATGATTTCACATAAATTAAAAGAAGTTATAGCCATAGCCGATACAGTGACAGTATTAAGAGATGGCAAGACCATATGCTCTCTAAAAGCTGACAAAGGCGAAGTCAATGAAAAAGAAATCATTAAATATATGGTTGGTCGTGAGATTAATGATATATTCCCAAAAAGACTAGAAAAGAATTTTGGCGAAGTACAGCTAGAAGTGAAAAATTGGTCAGCCTTTGACCGTAAGTTGGGAAGACATGTTGTGAAAGATGCCAATTTCAATGTCAGAAAAGGCGAGATTGTTGGTATTGCAGGGCTGATGGGTGCCGGCAGAACAGAGTTTGCCCTTAGTATTTTTGGCAATTCAAAGTCATATGACATTTCTGGTGAGGTTCTGATTAATAATCAATTGGTCAGTCTGAAAAAACCTAAGGATGCTATTGATAATGGTTTGGCATATGTTTCAGAAGACAGAAAAGGTAATGGCTTAATACTCATACAAGATATTAAGCAAAACATCACCGTAGCCAATCTAAGTAAATTATCAAATTATATGGTCGTTAATAAGAATGAAGAAATTGAAATAGCAGAAAAGTATAGAGAATCGATGAACATAAAAACCCCTTCCATTGAACAAAAAGTAATGAATCTCAGTGGTGGTAATCAACAAAAAGTAGCACTTTCCAAATGGCTTTTTGTAGAACCGAATGTCCTCATATTAGATGAACCTACAAGGGGTATTGATGTCGGCGCCAAATATGAAATATACACCATCATGAACGAACTTGTAACCAAAGGATTGAGTATCATCATGATTTCATCTGAGTTGCCGGAAGTGCTTGGCATGAGCGACCGAGTTTATGTTATGGCTGAGGGACGTTTGACTGGGGAATTACCAATAGAAGAAGCAACCCAAGAAAAAATAATGGAAATGGCGACTGTATAG